A DNA window from Rhizobium sp. NXC14 contains the following coding sequences:
- a CDS encoding IS66 family transposase (programmed frameshift): MSNATEELPDDLASALALLAQERARRVAAEAEAATSKAEAASAKALVSHSEALIARLKLEIDKVRRALYGSRSERKARLLEQMELQLEELEADAGEDELAAEIAAKASAVKAFERKRPSRKPFPEHLPRERVVIAAPTNCACCGSVKLSKLGEDITETLEVIPRQWKVIQTVREKFTCRECEKITQSPAPFHVTPRGFAGPNLLAMILFEKFAQHQPLNRQSERYAREGVDLSLSTLADQVGACAAALKPIHSLIEAHVLAAERLHGDDTTVPILAKGKTDTGRIWTYVRDDRPFGGLSPPAALYYASRDRRQEHPERHLKTFNGILQADAYGGYNPLFKVDRDPNPLRQAFCWAHSRRKFFVLADIAANAKRGKNAAPISPMALEAVKRIDGLFDIEREINGLTADQRLERRRRDCLPLVDDLQVWLQTERAKLSRSSPVAEAIDYMLKRWDGFTSFLQDGRICLTNNAAERALRGFALGRKSWLFAGSDRGADRAAFMATLIMTAKLNDIDPQVWLADVLARIADTSITRLEQLLPWNWTPPTVNAQAA, encoded by the exons ATGAGCAATGCGACCGAAGAGCTTCCGGACGACCTTGCCAGTGCGCTTGCACTGCTGGCCCAGGAACGCGCTCGACGTGTCGCAGCCGAAGCAGAAGCAGCGACCTCCAAGGCAGAAGCCGCCAGCGCAAAGGCACTCGTATCGCATTCCGAGGCGCTGATCGCGCGGCTGAAGCTGGAGATCGACAAGGTTCGCCGTGCACTCTACGGCAGCCGGTCCGAGCGCAAGGCGCGGCTCCTGGAGCAGATGGAACTGCAGCTCGAGGAGTTGGAAGCGGACGCCGGTGAAGATGAACTGGCGGCGGAGATCGCAGCCAAAGCTTCAGCCGTCAAAGCCTTCGAGCGCAAGCGTCCGTCACGCAAGCCCTTTCCCGAACACCTGCCGCGTGAGCGCGTCGTAATCGCCGCTCCCACGAATTGCGCCTGTTGTGGATCGGTTAAACTGTCGAAGCTTGGCGAAGACATTACCGAGACCTTGGAAGTCATCCCGCGTCAGTGGAAGGTCATCCAGACGGTGCGGGAGAAGTTCACCTGCCGCGAGTGTGAGAAGATCACGCAGTCACCCGCACCCTTCCATGTGACACCCCGCGGTTTTGCCGGGCCGAACCTGCTGGCGATGATCCTGTTTGAGAAGTTCGCCCAGCACCAGCCGCTCAATCGCCAGAGCGAGCGCTACGCCCGCGAGGGCGTCGACCTCAGCTTGTCGACGCTGGCCGATCAGGTTGGAGCATGTGCCGCGGCGTTGAAGCCCATTCACTCCCTGATCGAGGCGCATGTCCTTGCTGCCGAACGTCTGCACGGCGACGACACGACCGTGCCGATCCTGGCCAAGGGAAAGACCGATACGGGCCGCATCTGGACCTATGTCCGGGACGATCGGCCGTTCGGAGGGCTCTCTCCGCCGGCGGCCCTTTACTATGCCTCGCGGGACCGACGGCAGGAGCATCCGGAGCGCCACCTGAAGACCTTCAACGGCATTCTGCAGGCGGACGCCTATGGCGGCTACAATCCGCTGTTCAAGGTTGATCGCGATCCAAATCCTCTAAGGCAGGCGTTTTGTTGGGCACACTCGCGGCGTAAGTTCTTCGTGCTCGCCGACATCGCCGCAAATGCCAAGCGTGGAAAGAATGCCGCGCCGATCTCGCCTATGGCGCTCGAAGCCGTCAAACGGATCGACGGCCTGTTCGATATTGAGCGCGAGATCAACGGGCTTACGGCCGATCAACGCCTGGAGCGTCGCCGGAGAGACTGTCTGCCACTCGTCGATGATCTGCAGGTCTGGCTTCAAACCGAGCGGGCAAAGCTCTCACGCAGTTCTCCGGTGGCGGAGGCGATCGACTACATGCTCAAGCGCTGGGATGGCTTCACATCATTTCTGCAGGACGGCCGGATTTGCCTGACGAATAATGCGGCAGAGCGAGCGCTCAGAGGCTTTGCGCTCGGCAGAAAATCCTGGCTCT TTGCCGGATCAGACCGCGGTGCAGATCGTGCGGCCTTCATGGCCACATTGATTATGACGGCAAAACTCAACGACATCGATCCGCAGGTGTGGCTGGCCGACGTTCTTGCCCGCATCGCTGATACGTCGATTACCAGGCTGGAGCAGTTGCTTCCGTGGAATTGGACGCCGCCGACCGTCAACGCTCAAGCGGCCTGA
- the tnpB gene encoding IS66 family insertion sequence element accessory protein TnpB (TnpB, as the term is used for proteins encoded by IS66 family insertion elements, is considered an accessory protein, since TnpC, encoded by a neighboring gene, is a DDE family transposase.) has protein sequence MIPVPSGVKVWLATGHTDMRKGFPGLSLMVQEALKRDPMCGHLFVFRGRGGGLIKVIWHDGQGACLFTKKLERGRFIWPSAADGTVVITPAQLGYLLEGIDWRMPQKTWRPTSAG, from the coding sequence ATGATTCCGGTTCCGAGTGGCGTGAAGGTCTGGCTGGCGACAGGCCACACCGATATGCGAAAGGGCTTCCCCGGTTTGTCGTTGATGGTGCAGGAGGCGCTGAAGCGCGACCCGATGTGTGGACACCTGTTCGTATTCCGCGGCCGCGGTGGCGGTCTGATCAAGGTGATCTGGCATGACGGCCAGGGCGCTTGCCTGTTCACGAAGAAGCTGGAGCGCGGCCGCTTCATCTGGCCATCAGCGGCCGATGGCACGGTGGTGATCACGCCTGCGCAGCTCGGTTATCTGCTGGAAGGTATCGACTGGCGGATGCCGCAAAAGACCTGGCGGCCGACGTCGGCCGGATAA
- a CDS encoding transposase: protein MTKHPIEVITSVERRRRWSREDKERLVAACFEPDAVISEIARAAGIHVSQLFRWRKELCRIEEPRSDTATLVPVIVSEAASTVSPVQPESPTTSHPRRKRSDVTIELGRGRRVRVDSDIDTDALGRILDCVLGLR from the coding sequence ATGACGAAGCATCCAATTGAGGTGATCACGTCTGTAGAGCGCCGTCGGCGCTGGTCACGCGAAGATAAAGAGCGCCTTGTCGCTGCGTGCTTTGAGCCAGACGCGGTCATCTCCGAGATTGCCCGCGCGGCCGGCATCCATGTCAGCCAGTTGTTCCGTTGGCGCAAAGAGCTTTGCCGGATCGAGGAGCCAAGGTCTGATACGGCGACTTTGGTGCCGGTGATCGTATCCGAGGCCGCTTCGACAGTCTCTCCCGTTCAACCGGAATCGCCCACCACATCCCACCCTCGTCGGAAGCGTAGCGATGTGACAATCGAGCTTGGACGGGGTCGGCGCGTGCGCGTGGATAGCGACATCGATACGGATGCCCTTGGCCGGATTCTCGATTGCGTGCTGGGGCTGCGATGA
- the thrS gene encoding threonine--tRNA ligase, which produces MSQSVSLTFPDGSVRSFPAGATGRDVAESISKSLAKSAVAIAIDGAVRDLSDTVSDGKIEIITRKDPRALELIRHDAAHVMAEAVQELWPGTQVTIGPVIENGFYYDFAKNEPFTPDDLPKIEKKMKEIIARNAPFTKQIWSREKAKEVFAAKGEQYKVELVDAIPEGQDLKIYHQGDWFDLCRGPHMASTGQVGTAFKLMKVAGAYWRGDSNNAMLSRIYGTAWADQADLDNYLHMLAEAEKRDHRKLGREMDLFHFQEEGPGVVFWHGKGWRIFQTLVAYMRRRLAVDYEEVNAPQVLDTSLWETSGHWGWYQENMFGVKSAHAMTHPDDKEADNRVFALKPMNCPGHVQIFKHGLKSYRELPIRLAEFGLVHRYEPSGALHGLMRVRGFTQDDAHIFCTDEQMAAECLKINDLILSVYEDFGFKEIVVKLSTRPEKRVGSDALWDRAEAVMTDVLKTIEAQSEGRIKTGILPGEGAFYGPKFEYTLKDAIGREWQCGTTQVDFNLPERFGAFYIDSNSEKTQPVMIHRAICGSMERFLGILIENFAGHMPLWVSPLQVVVATITSEADAYGLEVAEALRDAGLNVETDFRNEKINYKIREHSVTKVPVIIVCGRKEAEERTVNIRRLGSQDQVSMELDAAVESLTLEATPPDIRRKADAKKAKAA; this is translated from the coding sequence ATGTCCCAATCCGTTTCCCTGACATTTCCCGATGGTTCCGTGCGCAGTTTCCCTGCTGGCGCGACCGGCAGGGATGTCGCCGAATCCATTTCCAAGTCGCTTGCGAAGAGCGCCGTCGCCATCGCGATCGACGGCGCCGTGCGCGATCTTTCCGATACCGTGAGCGACGGCAAGATCGAGATCATTACCCGCAAGGATCCTCGTGCGCTGGAGCTCATCCGCCATGACGCCGCGCATGTGATGGCCGAAGCGGTGCAGGAGCTTTGGCCCGGCACTCAGGTGACGATCGGCCCGGTCATCGAGAACGGCTTCTATTACGACTTTGCCAAGAACGAGCCCTTCACACCCGACGATCTGCCGAAGATCGAAAAGAAGATGAAGGAGATCATCGCCCGCAACGCGCCGTTCACCAAGCAGATCTGGTCGCGCGAAAAGGCCAAGGAAGTCTTTGCCGCCAAGGGCGAACAGTACAAGGTCGAGCTCGTCGATGCGATCCCGGAAGGGCAGGATCTGAAGATCTATCATCAGGGCGACTGGTTCGACCTATGCCGCGGCCCGCATATGGCCTCCACCGGCCAGGTCGGCACGGCCTTCAAGCTGATGAAGGTTGCCGGCGCCTATTGGCGCGGCGACAGCAACAACGCCATGCTATCGCGCATCTACGGCACGGCATGGGCCGATCAGGCCGACCTGGACAATTACCTGCATATGCTGGCGGAAGCCGAAAAGCGCGACCACCGCAAGCTTGGCCGCGAAATGGACCTGTTCCATTTCCAGGAAGAGGGCCCGGGTGTCGTCTTCTGGCACGGTAAGGGCTGGCGCATTTTTCAGACGCTCGTCGCCTATATGCGCCGTCGGCTTGCCGTCGATTATGAAGAAGTCAACGCGCCACAGGTGCTCGATACGTCGCTCTGGGAAACCTCCGGTCACTGGGGCTGGTATCAGGAAAACATGTTCGGCGTAAAGTCGGCGCATGCGATGACGCATCCCGACGACAAGGAAGCGGATAATCGCGTGTTCGCGCTGAAGCCGATGAACTGCCCCGGCCACGTGCAGATCTTCAAGCATGGCCTGAAGTCCTATCGCGAACTGCCGATCCGCCTTGCCGAATTCGGGCTGGTGCACCGCTACGAGCCGTCGGGCGCGCTGCATGGTTTGATGCGCGTGCGTGGCTTCACGCAGGACGACGCGCATATCTTCTGCACCGACGAGCAGATGGCAGCCGAATGCCTGAAGATCAACGATCTGATCCTCTCGGTTTATGAAGACTTCGGCTTCAAGGAAATCGTCGTCAAGCTTTCCACCCGGCCGGAAAAACGCGTCGGCTCCGACGCCCTCTGGGATCGCGCCGAAGCCGTCATGACAGATGTGCTGAAGACGATCGAGGCTCAATCCGAAGGTCGCATCAAGACCGGCATCCTGCCGGGCGAGGGCGCCTTCTACGGTCCGAAGTTCGAATATACGTTGAAGGATGCGATCGGCCGCGAATGGCAATGCGGCACGACGCAGGTCGACTTCAACCTGCCGGAACGCTTCGGCGCCTTCTACATCGACAGCAACTCCGAAAAGACGCAGCCTGTGATGATCCATCGCGCCATCTGCGGCTCGATGGAACGCTTCCTCGGCATCCTGATCGAGAACTTCGCCGGCCATATGCCGCTCTGGGTATCGCCGCTGCAGGTGGTGGTCGCAACGATCACATCGGAGGCTGATGCCTACGGACTTGAAGTGGCCGAGGCGCTGCGCGATGCCGGTCTCAACGTCGAGACCGACTTCCGCAACGAGAAGATCAACTACAAGATCCGCGAGCATTCCGTCACCAAGGTTCCTGTCATCATCGTCTGCGGCAGGAAGGAGGCCGAGGAGCGCACGGTCAATATCCGCCGCCTCGGCAGCCAGGACCAGGTTTCGATGGAGCTTGACGCCGCCGTCGAGAGCCTCACCCTCGAGGCCACGCCGCCCGACATCCGGCGCAAGGCCGACGCAAAGAAAGCCAAGGCGGCCTGA
- a CDS encoding DUF1697 domain-containing protein codes for MSTFIALLHSIVLAPGRRVIMEDLRALARELGYREPRTLVSTGNLVFEADDMRPHEIEVALEEAFEEKFGKHVDIIVRSDCTWMALCGTNPFRDGSGDQVIVRVMRLPIDPEKVEALKPLMAEGQRIAVVGGDLWIDFAGKPSQSKLLSALTTKRLGVGTMRNWNTVCGLAQMIM; via the coding sequence ATGAGCACGTTCATCGCCCTGCTGCACAGCATCGTCCTGGCGCCAGGTCGCCGGGTGATCATGGAAGACTTGCGCGCGCTTGCCAGAGAGCTCGGCTATCGCGAGCCGCGCACTCTGGTTTCAACAGGCAATCTCGTTTTCGAGGCCGACGACATGCGTCCGCATGAAATCGAGGTTGCGCTGGAAGAGGCCTTTGAAGAAAAGTTCGGCAAACATGTCGATATCATCGTGCGCAGCGACTGCACCTGGATGGCGCTCTGCGGCACCAACCCCTTCAGGGACGGCAGCGGCGACCAGGTGATCGTCCGGGTGATGCGCCTGCCGATCGATCCTGAGAAGGTGGAGGCGCTGAAGCCGCTGATGGCGGAAGGACAACGCATCGCCGTCGTCGGCGGCGACCTCTGGATCGATTTCGCCGGCAAACCGAGCCAGTCAAAACTGCTTTCGGCGCTGACGACCAAGCGGCTTGGCGTCGGAACGATGCGCAACTGGAACACCGTTTGCGGTCTTGCGCAAATGATCATGTGA
- a CDS encoding DUF2267 domain-containing protein has protein sequence MRMMTMPGEYRRASSDFDAYLDDVRTDTLIDSRNAIYTMTQGVFQTFRRRLDIEEAIRFANLLPPVLRAIFVADWDPDEVKRPFEDRRTMTREVQSLRSDHNFSPDTAIREVAAAVRKRVDETAFDRVLQTLPEGAAEFWRP, from the coding sequence GTGAGGATGATGACGATGCCCGGCGAGTACAGGCGTGCATCCTCAGATTTCGACGCCTACCTTGACGACGTCCGCACCGATACGCTGATCGACAGCCGAAATGCGATCTATACGATGACCCAGGGTGTCTTCCAGACGTTTCGCCGACGGCTTGATATCGAGGAGGCGATCCGCTTTGCCAATCTGCTGCCGCCGGTGCTGCGGGCGATTTTCGTCGCCGACTGGGATCCCGATGAGGTCAAACGTCCCTTCGAGGATCGCAGGACGATGACTCGCGAAGTTCAGTCACTGCGGAGTGACCACAATTTCTCGCCCGACACCGCCATTCGCGAGGTGGCGGCGGCCGTGCGAAAACGAGTCGACGAAACGGCATTCGACAGGGTGCTACAGACCTTGCCAGAAGGAGCAGCGGAGTTCTGGCGGCCATGA
- the yidD gene encoding membrane protein insertion efficiency factor YidD, whose protein sequence is MCESCVRHADDEDDGGAAASRRAHARTAHYSRNYSGPFRKTPDRLLGMGFIRLYQLTLSGFVGNSCRHVPTCSEYGYESIARHGLWAGGWMTLFRVGRCGPGGTSGLDPVPEVLGDGFRWWTPWRYLSLGRKRG, encoded by the coding sequence ATGTGCGAGTCTTGCGTCCGGCATGCTGACGATGAGGACGATGGCGGCGCGGCCGCATCGAGACGCGCGCACGCGAGAACTGCGCACTACTCCCGCAATTATAGCGGACCGTTTCGCAAGACCCCGGACCGCCTGCTCGGCATGGGGTTTATCCGCCTCTATCAGCTGACTCTTTCCGGCTTTGTCGGCAATTCCTGCCGCCATGTCCCGACCTGCTCGGAATATGGTTACGAGTCGATCGCCCGCCACGGATTATGGGCCGGCGGCTGGATGACGCTGTTTCGAGTGGGCCGTTGCGGCCCGGGCGGCACCAGCGGCCTCGATCCGGTTCCGGAAGTGCTCGGAGACGGCTTCCGCTGGTGGACACCGTGGCGGTATCTCTCGCTCGGACGCAAAAGAGGGTGA
- a CDS encoding iron-sulfur cluster assembly scaffold protein translates to MDDIYNSKILEFAGNIPLTGTLDNADATAQAHSRLCGSKVRIWLKMDGDVVTGFSHDVKACALGQASSSIMARHVVGATSGELRQARLDMLAMLKADGAGPGGRFEDMRYLLPVRDYKARHASTMLTFDAVVDAIGQIEAKRAEVVEA, encoded by the coding sequence ATGGACGACATCTACAACAGCAAAATCCTCGAATTCGCCGGCAATATACCGTTGACCGGGACGCTTGATAATGCCGATGCGACCGCCCAGGCGCACTCCAGGCTTTGCGGCTCCAAGGTGCGTATCTGGCTGAAGATGGACGGCGATGTCGTAACCGGCTTTTCCCATGACGTAAAAGCCTGCGCCCTCGGCCAGGCCTCGTCCTCGATCATGGCCCGCCATGTCGTCGGCGCGACATCGGGCGAATTGCGGCAGGCGCGACTGGACATGCTCGCTATGCTGAAGGCGGACGGGGCGGGGCCTGGCGGACGGTTCGAAGACATGCGCTATCTCCTGCCCGTGCGGGACTACAAGGCTCGTCACGCTTCCACGATGCTGACCTTCGACGCCGTCGTCGATGCGATCGGGCAGATCGAGGCGAAACGGGCGGAAGTTGTCGAGGCGTAA
- the folE gene encoding GTP cyclohydrolase I FolE has product MDAIVKNFPQPNRESDRPSQQEAEEAVRVLLRWAGDDPTREGLIETPARVAKAYRELFAGYDMAPEDVLGRTFEEVAGYDDMVLVKDIPFYSHCEHHMVPIIGRAHVAYMPDGRVLGLSKIARVVEIYGRRLQTQETMTAQIARAIDDTLNPRGVAVLIEAEHMCMAMRGVQKQGSTTLTTTFTGTFKTEPADQARFMSMVRSR; this is encoded by the coding sequence ATGGACGCCATCGTAAAGAACTTTCCGCAACCGAACCGTGAATCGGACCGCCCCTCCCAGCAGGAAGCAGAAGAAGCGGTTCGCGTTCTGTTGCGCTGGGCCGGTGACGATCCGACGCGCGAAGGCCTCATCGAGACGCCGGCTCGTGTCGCCAAAGCATACCGCGAGCTTTTCGCCGGTTACGACATGGCGCCGGAAGACGTGCTCGGCCGAACCTTCGAGGAGGTCGCCGGTTACGACGACATGGTCCTCGTCAAGGACATTCCGTTCTACTCGCATTGCGAACACCATATGGTTCCGATCATCGGCAGGGCGCATGTCGCCTACATGCCTGATGGCCGCGTGCTCGGCCTGTCGAAGATTGCCCGTGTCGTCGAGATCTATGGGCGGCGCCTGCAGACCCAGGAAACGATGACCGCGCAGATCGCCCGGGCCATTGACGATACGCTTAACCCGCGCGGTGTTGCCGTACTCATCGAGGCCGAACATATGTGCATGGCGATGCGTGGCGTTCAGAAGCAGGGTTCGACCACCTTGACCACGACGTTTACCGGAACGTTCAAGACCGAGCCGGCCGATCAGGCCCGTTTCATGAGCATGGTGCGGAGCCGCTGA
- the hisI gene encoding phosphoribosyl-AMP cyclohydrolase, whose protein sequence is MSQLIFNQPSEDKSALEDAGDFTPRFDDRGLITAIVTDAGDGELLMVAHMNAQALALTIQTGTAHYFSRSRGKIWKKGETSGNLQTVKEIRTDCDQDAIWLKVEVAGHDATCHTGRRSCFYRTVTLRDGKPMLDIVDDERHFDPQDVYGK, encoded by the coding sequence ATGAGTCAACTGATCTTCAATCAACCATCCGAGGACAAGTCGGCGTTGGAAGACGCCGGCGATTTCACGCCGCGTTTCGATGACCGTGGCCTGATCACTGCGATCGTCACCGACGCCGGCGATGGCGAACTGCTGATGGTCGCGCATATGAATGCCCAGGCCTTGGCGTTGACCATCCAGACGGGCACGGCCCATTATTTCAGCCGGTCGCGCGGCAAGATCTGGAAAAAGGGCGAGACCTCGGGCAATCTTCAGACGGTGAAGGAAATTCGCACCGATTGCGATCAGGATGCCATATGGCTGAAGGTCGAGGTCGCCGGCCATGACGCGACCTGTCACACCGGCCGCCGTTCCTGCTTCTATCGGACGGTGACGCTGCGCGACGGAAAGCCGATGCTCGACATCGTCGATGACGAGCGTCATTTCGATCCGCAGGACGTCTACGGAAAATAG
- a CDS encoding patatin-like phospholipase family protein, which produces MLNWSLHRQSAEGEGSGSGMATILETIPAPAPVTRIKIALALGGGAARGWAHIGVLRALDEAKIEIGMIAGTSIGALVGGCYLAGKLDELESFARSLTMRRIASLLDLTIGGSGLFGGMRLTKRMQEHLEGLNVEDLDRPFVAVAAEVNTGHEVWIANGSLITALRASYALPGIFEPVRSNHRTLVDGALVNPVPVSVCRAYEQPLVVAVNLNYDLYGRSAVVRHNASLSQQEVQKQEEAPYARLGMTGVMVQAFNIIQDRIARARLAGDPPDISLQPRLSYIGLSEFHRAGEAIERGYEEARARLPEIKRMQEVYASAP; this is translated from the coding sequence ATGCTGAACTGGAGTCTGCACCGTCAAAGCGCTGAAGGCGAAGGTTCCGGTTCTGGCATGGCGACGATACTCGAGACAATCCCTGCGCCCGCGCCTGTCACCAGAATCAAGATCGCGCTCGCTCTTGGCGGCGGCGCGGCCCGCGGCTGGGCCCATATCGGCGTCTTGCGTGCTTTGGACGAAGCAAAGATCGAGATCGGCATGATCGCCGGCACATCGATCGGCGCGCTGGTCGGCGGCTGCTATCTCGCCGGCAAACTCGATGAACTCGAAAGCTTCGCGCGCTCGCTGACCATGCGCCGCATCGCCAGTCTGCTCGATCTGACGATCGGCGGCAGCGGGTTGTTCGGGGGCATGCGGCTGACCAAACGCATGCAGGAACATCTCGAGGGCCTGAACGTCGAGGATCTGGACCGGCCGTTCGTCGCAGTCGCGGCCGAGGTCAATACCGGCCACGAGGTCTGGATCGCCAATGGTTCGCTGATCACGGCGCTGCGCGCCTCCTATGCGCTACCCGGCATCTTCGAGCCGGTCCGCAGCAATCACCGCACGCTGGTCGACGGCGCGCTGGTGAACCCGGTTCCCGTCTCCGTCTGCCGCGCCTATGAGCAGCCGCTGGTCGTCGCCGTCAATCTCAATTACGATCTCTACGGCCGCTCGGCCGTCGTCCGCCACAATGCCAGCCTCTCGCAGCAGGAAGTGCAGAAACAGGAAGAAGCGCCCTATGCCCGCCTCGGCATGACCGGAGTCATGGTGCAGGCCTTCAACATTATCCAGGACAGAATTGCCCGCGCTCGCCTTGCCGGCGATCCGCCCGACATTTCGCTGCAGCCGCGCCTGAGCTATATCGGCCTCTCGGAATTCCATCGCGCCGGTGAGGCCATCGAGCGGGGCTACGAGGAAGCCAGAGCCAGGCTTCCCGAGATCAAGCGCATGCAGGAAGTCTACGCCAGCGCTCCGTGA
- a CDS encoding CBS domain-containing protein — protein sequence MTSSVKAILDLKGRDVVTAGPNTTVAEAAAILSKKKIGAIVVVGMENRISGMFTERDLVHAIAKHGKGSLDQPLSQVMTSKVYRCHEETTVNELMELMTSRRFRHVPVESNGKLAGIISIGDVVKSRIAEVEREAEDIKAYIAG from the coding sequence ATGACCAGTTCAGTCAAAGCAATCCTCGACCTGAAGGGCAGGGACGTCGTCACCGCCGGGCCGAACACCACCGTCGCCGAGGCAGCCGCGATTCTGAGCAAGAAGAAGATCGGCGCCATCGTTGTGGTCGGCATGGAGAACCGGATTTCCGGCATGTTCACCGAACGCGATCTCGTGCATGCCATCGCCAAACACGGCAAGGGGAGTCTCGATCAGCCGCTCTCGCAGGTGATGACTTCAAAAGTCTACCGTTGCCACGAGGAGACGACCGTCAACGAGCTGATGGAACTGATGACCAGCCGCCGCTTCCGCCACGTACCGGTGGAAAGCAACGGCAAGCTTGCCGGCATCATCTCGATCGGCGACGTGGTAAAATCGCGGATCGCCGAAGTCGAGCGCGAAGCCGAGGACATCAAGGCCTATATTGCCGGCTGA
- a CDS encoding rhomboid family intramembrane serine protease, which translates to MNEQTGAPDKAPEPSEAEPPARPPRVPVFNLPPALLFSLCLLILIYAVQALVLSDDAVGWLLFTFGFVPARYVIPLSQQGLELFWTPVTYSLLHGSTQHILFNAFWLMAFGAPVVRRIGTLRFLFFWILSAAASAALHAILNWGDVSLLIGASGVISGLMGAACRFAFPADRRPMPVAHLNARLSVVDALKSRTVVIFILLWLVGNALIAVGIPLVGDSDQEIAWDAHIGGFVFGFLLFSLFDRAPRPPAEPKGAEKDMLQS; encoded by the coding sequence ATGAACGAGCAGACGGGCGCGCCAGACAAGGCGCCCGAACCTTCCGAGGCCGAGCCGCCGGCGCGGCCCCCGCGCGTACCGGTCTTCAACCTTCCGCCGGCGCTGCTCTTCAGCCTATGCCTGCTTATCCTCATCTATGCAGTGCAGGCGCTCGTTCTATCGGACGATGCGGTGGGCTGGCTGCTGTTTACCTTCGGTTTCGTCCCCGCTCGCTACGTGATTCCGCTATCGCAGCAGGGGCTGGAGCTGTTCTGGACGCCCGTTACCTATTCGCTGCTGCACGGCAGCACCCAGCATATCCTCTTCAACGCCTTCTGGCTGATGGCCTTCGGCGCACCGGTCGTGCGCCGCATCGGGACGTTACGCTTCCTGTTCTTCTGGATCTTGTCCGCCGCCGCTTCCGCCGCCCTGCACGCGATCCTGAATTGGGGAGACGTATCGCTGCTGATCGGCGCGTCGGGCGTCATTTCCGGGCTGATGGGGGCGGCCTGCCGATTCGCCTTTCCGGCCGATCGGCGACCGATGCCGGTTGCGCATCTCAACGCCCGGCTTTCTGTCGTCGACGCCCTGAAGAGCCGGACCGTCGTCATTTTCATTCTTCTCTGGCTGGTCGGTAACGCCCTGATCGCCGTCGGCATTCCGCTCGTAGGCGACAGCGACCAAGAGATCGCCTGGGATGCGCATATTGGCGGCTTCGTCTTCGGATTCCTTTTGTTTTCGTTGTTCGACCGGGCGCCACGGCCGCCTGCAGAACCGAAGGGAGCGGAGAAGGATATGTTGCAATCCTGA
- a CDS encoding PAS domain-containing protein yields the protein MRVQTTIEIFDYWNHIRGAADAPLKSQVEPSAVPHLLQSLFILEARDDGDIVFRLAGTRICDFFGRDLRGEHFSSLWAHGQHADIKRTAMGVMDHAMPALFNTTGYSTVGHQASFEIIMMPLRSSNGACDRLLGAIAPTAAASWLEIVPLEFLALDRSRLLPEKFSKATPAELRSINEVVAAKGIGFGQAMRRMVSQLLSAEAR from the coding sequence ATGCGTGTGCAAACGACCATCGAAATTTTTGACTACTGGAACCATATCCGTGGCGCTGCCGATGCGCCGCTGAAATCACAGGTTGAACCCTCTGCCGTTCCCCATCTTCTGCAAAGTCTCTTTATCCTTGAGGCGCGCGACGACGGAGACATCGTTTTCCGGCTCGCCGGCACCCGCATCTGCGATTTCTTCGGGCGCGACCTGCGCGGTGAACATTTTTCATCCCTCTGGGCGCATGGCCAGCATGCGGACATCAAACGCACGGCGATGGGCGTCATGGACCATGCCATGCCGGCCCTGTTCAACACCACTGGCTACAGCACCGTCGGTCATCAGGCCTCCTTCGAGATCATCATGATGCCGCTGCGCTCGTCTAACGGTGCCTGCGACCGGCTGCTCGGCGCGATCGCTCCGACGGCGGCTGCGAGCTGGCTGGAGATCGTGCCGCTGGAATTCCTGGCGCTCGACCGCAGCCGTCTGCTGCCCGAAAAATTCAGCAAGGCCACGCCGGCCGAACTGCGCTCGATCAACGAGGTCGTCGCGGCAAAAGGCATCGGATTCGGCCAGGCCATGCGCCGCATGGTGTCACAGCTGCTGAGCGCCGAGGCGCGTTAA